A single genomic interval of Microbacterium sp. LWO14-1.2 harbors:
- the rplA gene encoding 50S ribosomal protein L1 → MATKSKAYRAAAEKIEADRFYTPAEAVALAKETGSSKFDATVEVALKLSVDPRKADQMVRGTVILPHGTGKTARVIVFATGPAAEAAIAAGADEVGGAELIEKVAGGWTAFDAAVSTPELMGQVGRLGKVLGPRGLMPNPKTGTVTPNTAKAVEDIKGGKIEFRVDKHANVHFVVGKASFSTEQLNENIDAALEEIVRLKPSSSKGRYIQKGAVSTTFGPGIPLDVNAI, encoded by the coding sequence ATGGCTACGAAGTCCAAGGCTTACCGCGCTGCCGCCGAGAAGATCGAGGCAGACCGTTTCTACACTCCCGCCGAGGCTGTCGCCCTGGCCAAGGAGACCGGCTCGTCGAAGTTCGACGCCACCGTCGAGGTCGCGCTGAAGCTCTCGGTCGACCCCCGCAAGGCAGACCAGATGGTGCGCGGCACCGTCATCCTGCCCCACGGCACCGGCAAGACCGCCCGCGTCATCGTGTTCGCCACCGGCCCCGCGGCCGAGGCGGCGATCGCTGCAGGCGCCGATGAGGTCGGCGGCGCCGAGCTCATCGAGAAGGTCGCCGGCGGCTGGACCGCGTTCGACGCGGCCGTCTCCACCCCGGAGCTCATGGGCCAGGTCGGTCGTCTCGGAAAGGTCCTGGGTCCGCGTGGACTCATGCCGAACCCGAAGACCGGCACGGTGACCCCGAACACGGCCAAGGCCGTCGAGGACATCAAGGGCGGAAAGATCGAGTTCCGCGTCGACAAGCACGCCAACGTGCACTTCGTCGTCGGCAAGGCCTCCTTCTCCACCGAGCAGCTGAACGAGAACATCGACGCAGCGCTCGAGGAGATCGTCCGCCTCAAGCCGTCGAGCTCGAAGGGCCGTTACATCCAGAAGGGCGCCGTGTCGACCACGTTCGGCCCCGGCATCCCGCTGGACGTCAACGCGATCTGA